CCCGCATGGTTGCATCGCTGTTTACCCTGATCCTGAGTACCCTGCTGCTGGTCGCCGGCAACGCCTTCCTGATGACGCTGCTGGGCATCCGCCTGGGCCTGGAAGCGGTCGACCCGGGCACCATCGGCCGAGTGCTGGCCTGCTATTCGGTGGGGTTTGTACTGGGCACCCTGTCGGTGCACCGGGTGATCGGGCGGGTCGGCCACATCCGTGCTTTCGCGGTGTTCGCCGCCATCACGGCGGTGGCCGCGCTGCTGTATCCGCTGGCCCTGTCGATGGCCCTATGGGCGGGGTTGCGGGTGCTGTCCGGTTTCGCCATGGCGGGCCTGCTGGTGGTGATCGAGAGCTGGTTCAGCAGCCGCGCCACCAGCAGCAACCGCGGCGCCCTGTTCGCGGTGTACCAGATTGTGTTCTTCATCTCCGTGGCCAGCGGCCAGCTGCTGGTGAACCTGGGGGATCCGGCGGATTTCCCGCTCTACACCCTGTCGGCGATCCTGCTGACCCTGGCGCTGATACCGCTGTCGCTGACACGCATGGACGCGCCGGTGGTGGTTGCCGCGGAGCGGATCTCAATCTTCCAACTGCTGCGCGAGTCCACCACCGGGGTCGCCGGCTCACTCACCTGCGGCCTGCTGATCGGCTCTTTCTACGCCCTGGGGCCGGTCTACGCCACGCTGATCGGACTGGATCTGGCGCGAACCTCGGCGTTCATGGCCACGGCCATCATTGCCGCCATGATCCTGGCCTGGCCCATGGGTATGATCTGCGATCGCTTCGACCGGCGCCGGGTGATGTTCACGCTGGCACTCGTTGCCGGCGTGGCGGCCTGTGTGGCCGCCTTCACCGGCATCCATCACCCGATCCTGCTGATCGGCGCCGTGGGCCTGTTCACCGGGCTGTCGGCGGCGCTCTATCCGATTGCCGTGGCCATTACCAACGACCGCATGGACGAACACCGCATTGTGGCCGCCAGCGCCACGCTACTGCTGAGCTACGGTCTGGGGAGTGTCATGGGCCCGCTGCTGATCTCGGAGCTGATCGGCCTGGCCGGACCGGGCGGGCTGTTCCTGGGCTGCGCCGGTTTCCTGGCGTTGCTGGCACTGATCGTGGGCTACTACATCTGGACCACTGAAGACATCCCGGTGGCCGAGCAGGAGACCTTCGTCACCACCATGCCCGAAGCCATGCCGGTACTGGCCGAGATGGACCCGCGCAACGAGGAGTTCCACGCCACCGAAGAGCCCCTGATGCCGGAGCCGGCGGCGCCGGAAAGCCGGCCGGCGGTGCCTATCGAGGAGGAAGCGACCGAGCCGCGCTGAGCCGTCGCCCGGTCACTCAGGCACCGGCTCAGCGCGGTCGCATTTCAGGCAATCCAGCCGGTCGCCCAGGTGTGCGCGGCGGCCCGCTTCGCTGGTCACCCAGGGGCGATTGATAAACGGCGGCCGGTGGCGCATGTGCTGCCCATGGCCGCAGTCAAGTCGCGCCACCCAATCCCCCTCATCATCACGGTAAAATGCCGTCACGTGTCGTTGCATGCACTCGTGTCCCGTTGCTCACCGCCGCCGATGCGGGTCTTGTCCGGAAGCACCGGACATCGCCCAGGCAAACTGGTTTTCGGTTTTCCCGCATACTAATTTTGTTCTCATATCTGTTTTCATTACAATATTTAGCAAACTATATGAGTAACCCGCCATTTCCGTACTGACCGGTGCCGGATGGCTTACTTTTCCAACGGTCGGAGACTTCCTATGAGAGACCAATTTCCCTTCGCTTTTGCCCGTGTCACCCGTCGCTGGCGCAAGCTGATGGACGAACGACTGAAAGACCTGGGCGTCACCCAGGCGCGCTGGACCACCATGGTCTACCTGCAGAAAGGTGGCGAAGGGCTCACCCAGCGCGAGCTGGCCAACCTGATGGCGATCGAGAATCCCACGCTGGTGCGTCTGCTGGACAGCCTGGAAAGCCAGGGCCTGATCGAGCGTCGTCCCTGCCAGAAAGACCGCCGCGCCCGCCGCCTGCATCTGACCCCGGCCGGTGAAGACTTCATGGAAGACCTCAACAACCGCGCCGAGCAGCTGCGCGAGGACATGCTGGAAGGTCTCACCGACGAAGACCTGGAACACACCATCCGCATCTTCGACCGCATTATGGCCAACGCCGAGCGTCTGCAGAAACACTGACGACGCCGACTGTACACCCGCTCCCGGTATCCGATCGGAGGTTCCCCTGAAGGACTTCAGCCTCGAAGCCCTGCTCGACCGTCACGGAACGCGCTGGCGTTGGCTGGCCGTCGCCACCGTGATGCTGGGAACCATGGCGACGGTGCTCAGCGCGACCATCGTCAACGTCGCGCTGCCGGAAATCATGGCGCACTTCCAGGTGGGCCAGGGCGTGGCGCACTGGCTGGTAACCGGCTTCATCGCCGCCATGACCACCACCATGCTCACCACCGGCTGGATCCTGGATCACTTCGGCCTGCGTCGGGCCCTGGGCAGCGCCATGTTGGCGTTCACCCTGCTGGCCTTCGCGGGTGGCTTCGCCACATCGCCGGAATGGCTGATCCTGTCCCGCATCGGCATGGGTGCCGTGGCGGGGCTGATGCAGCCGATGGCCATGTACCTGGTGTTCCGGGCCTTTCCCAAGGAAAAACGCGGCCAGGCCATGGGTATCTACGGCATGGGCGTGATCCTGGCACCCGCCCTGGGGCCGGTGGTGGGCGGGTTCATCGTCGACCAGCTCGACTGGCGCTATGTGATGTTCGCCCCGGCACCGGTCACGCTGCTGGGGGTGTTCATGGTGTACCGCTACCTGCCCTGGCCGGTGTCCCGGCCCGAGCCGTACCGCTTCGATTTTCCGGGGCTGATCTGGCTGGCGCTGTTCATCGTCAGCGGCCTGGACACCCTCAACGCCCTGCAGCACGCCGAGGGCGCCGGAACCCGCATTAGCATCGGCGCCAGCGTGGCGCTGGTCAGCCTGATCCTGTTCATCCTGCGGGAACGGCACACGCCGCACCCGCTGCTGAACCTGACCCTGTTGCGGCGGCCGGCCTTCCGCGACGCCAGCCTGGTGGCCATCGCCCTGGGTCTGGCGCTGTTCGGTTCGACCTACCTGATCCCGCTGTTCGTGCAATCGGCGCTGCAATTTTCCGCCACCGAAGCCGGCCTGCTGATGCTGCCCGCCGGCATTGCCCTGGGCGTCACCTTCCCACTGGCCGGCCGCCTGGCCGACCGCAAACCACCCAGACCGATGATCGTGACAGGTATCGTCACGTTCGCGGCATCAACCGCCCTTTTCGCGCTTTCCGATCTGGCACTCGGTTTTTTCTGGCTGGCCGCCTGGGCCGTCATCGGGCGCATCGGGCTGGGGCTGATCATGCCCGCCCTGTCCACCGGTGCCCTCAATCCGCTGGACCCGACCGAACTGGGCTACGGCTCCAGCATCATCAATTTCTCCCGCCAGCTCGGCGGCGCGTTCGGGGTCAACGCCGTGGCGCTGACCATCGAGTACGGCCAGCAAGGAATGGGACTGACCTCCATCGACGCCTTCCACAACGCCTGGTGGCTGGTTACCGGGTTCGTCCTGCTGGCCCTGTGGCCGGTCCGACGCATCCGCGGCTGAGCCAGACACAAACCTCGCTTCCATCCAGTTAACGAAGAATTAATCAACCTGAAACCGATTCAAGGTTGACGACGGCTTGCCACTTTATCGAGAATGATTCGCATTAAAATATGCGGATGATTCCGGTTAAGGATGCCGGGACCCCGCCGCCCGTTCGTCCAACAACCGATAAGGCCAGCCATGATGGATCATTCAACGCCTCTGCAAGCGGCTCAGTCCGAGACCGCTTTCCACCGCCCCGATCCCCTGCAGTACCTGTTCAACGCCGATCAACCGGAGCATTACCGCACAGCCCTGGAACAGGGCATCCAGTTAATCCAGCGTCGGCTGGCGCTGACCGAACGCCCCTTCACCGGCATCCTGCCGGGGGAACTGGCCGAGCGTTTCCGCGGCCTGGACCTGGATCAGCCGCTGGAGCAGCTAAACGACGTGCTGGGCGAGCTGGAATCACTGTACCTGCAGGACGCCGTCTACTTCCACCACCCGCGCTATGTGGCGCACCTGAACTGTCCGATCGTGGTGCCGGCCATCCTGGCGGAGCTGATCCTCAGCAGCGTCAATACATCGGTGGACACCTGGGACCAGAGCGCCGGAGCCACCCTGATCGAGCAGAGTCTGATCGACTGGACCACCGGCCGGATCGGGCTCGGCGACCAGGCCGACGGCGTGTTCACCAGCGGCGGCACCCAGTCCAACCTGATGGCCATGCTGGTGGCGCGGGACAACGCCTGCGAACGCCTCTGGGGCCACAGCGTGCGCGAACGCGGCCTGCCACCGGAAGCCGCCCGCTTCCGCATCTTCTGCTCCGAAGTCAGCCACTTCAGCATCCAGAAAGCGGCGGCCCTGCTGGGCCTGGGCTACGACGCGGTGGTCCCCGTGGCCTGCGACGATCACTTCCGCATGGACCCGCACGCCCTGCACGCCGCCCTGGATACCTGCGCCCGCGACGGCAAGCTGCCTCTGGCGGTGGTGGCCACCGCCGGCACCACGGATTTCGGCAGCATCGATCCGCTGCCGCGCCTGGCGGAGATCACCCGCAACAGCGGCGCCTGGTTCCACGTGGACGCCGCCTACGGCTGCGGCCTGCTGCTGTCGCGTCACCACCGCCAGCGCCTGGGCGGCATCGAACAGGCCGACTCGGTGACCGTCGACTACCACAAATCCTTCTTCCAGCCGGTCAGCTGCAGCGCCCTGCTGGTGCGTGACCGGGCGCGGATGGGCTGCGTCACCTGGCACGCCGACTACCTCAACCCCCTGAGCCAGCGCCAGGAAGGCACGCCCAACCTGGTGGACAAGAGCCTGCAGACCACCCGCCGCTTCGACGCCCTCAAGCTCTGGCTGACCCTGCGAACCATGGGGCCGGACGCCCTGGGCGACGCCTTCGAGCAGGTCATGGCCCTGGCCCGCAAGACCTATCTGTTGCTGCTGTCGGACGAGCGCATCGAGGTGTTGCACCAGCCGGAGATCAGCACCCTGGTATTCCGCTTTCGCCCCGGGCCGGAGACGCCCGACGCCGAGCTGGACGCCGCCAACGTGGCCATCCGCAAAGCCATCATGCGTTCCGGCGAGGCCATGGTCGCCGCCACCAAAGTGGGCGGGCGCCAGTACCTCAAGTTCACCCTGCTCAACCCGGCCACGCGCATCCAGGACATCCAGGCGGTACTGCGCCTGATCAAACAGCACGGCGAGGACTTTTTCGCCGACCGTAGCGAAGCGGCGGCGGACTCCACCACCGCGTTCATGACCGACCAGGAGGTGGCCCATGGCTGAACGGATTCACGACTTCATCGGCATTGGCCTGGGGCCCTTCAACCTGAGCCTGGCCTGCCTGGCCGAGCCGCTGGACGGACTGGACGGCGTGTTCCTGGACGAGAACCCGGGCTTTGACTGGCACCCCGGCCTGATGATGGAAGGCGTGCACCTGCAGACGCCGTTCATGTCGGACCTGGTCACGCTGGCCGACCCCACCAGCCCCTACAGTTTCCTCAACTACATCAAGCAACAGGGGCGGATCTACAGTTTCTACATCCGCGAGAATTTCTTTCTCCAGCGGCGCGAATACAACCAGTACTGCCAGTGGGCCAGCCAGCGCCTGGGCAATGTGCGTTTCAACACCTTCGTCGAGCAGATCGACTACGACGCCGGGCGCGACTGCTACCGCCTGTTGACCCTGTGCACCCGCACCGGCCAGGCGCGGGACTACTACGCCCACAAGCTGGTGCTGGGCACCGGGCCACGGCCGTTCGTACCGCCCTGCTGCGAAAACCTGGAAGGGCCGGTGCTGCACGCTTCGGACTACCTCAACCGCAAGGACGAGGTTCAGGGCAAACGCGCCATCACCGTGTTGGGCAGCGGCCAGAGCGCGGCGGAAATCTTCCACGACCTGCTGCAGGACATCGACAGCCGCCACTACACCCTCAACTGGCTGACCCGTTCACCGCGTTTCTTCCCGCTGGAATACAGCAAGCTGACCCTGGAGATGACGTCGCCGGAGTACGTGGACTATTTCTACGACCTGCCCCGGGACAAGCGCGAGCACCTGGTGAATCACCAGAAGCACCTGTACAAGGGCATCAACACGGACCTGATCGACGCCATTCACGACCTGCTTTACACCAAGCGGCTGGCCGGCGAGGTGCCCGTGGGCCTGCACACCAACGCCGCCCTGCGCGACGCCCGCTACCTGGAACCGCAACAGCAGTTCGACCTGACCTTCGAACAGGTGGAACAGGAGCGTCGCTTCGCCCACCGCACCGACGCGCTGATCCTGGCCACCGGCTATCAGTACCAGCCGCCGGCCTTCCTCGACGGCATCGCCGGCCACATCCGCTGGGACGACCAGGGCCGCTTCGACGTGCACCGCAACTACAGCATCGACCACAGCGCCAGCCGCATCTTCGTGCAGAACGCGGAGCTGCACACCCACGGCTTCGTCACCCCTGACCTGGGCATGGCCTGCTACCGCAACAGCTGCATCCTGCGGGCGCTGACCGGTGGCGAGCCGTACCCGGTCGAGGAACGCATCGCCTTCCAGCAGTTCGGCGTGCCGGATATGGCAGACACCCCCCTGCCACAGGATGCGACGGTCTGACATGTCGGTTTCCATGAAGTACTGGCTCATCGGCCTGACCGCCATTGCGGTGGTCAGCGATTCGATGCTGATCCCGTTTTACCCGCATTTCTTCGAGAGCGCCTTCGGCGTGACCAGCGCCCACACCGTGGGCCTGTACATCGCCGCCTGCTGCCTGACGGTGATGCTGGCGTTTCCGGTGTGGGCACGGGTCGCGCGGCGCGCCGCCCTGCTGCCACTGCTGATCAACACGCAGCTGGTGGCCGGTGGTCTGAGCGTCCTGTGTTACTGGACCGCCACCGTGACCCAGTTCTGGGTCGTCTCGCTGGCGATGCTGTTGTTCAAGGCCAGCTACCTGCTGATCTACCCGCAGATCATGCGGCTGGAGCAGGCCGACAGCCACGGTCGCACCATCGGCCTGCTGTCGGTGATTGTCCACTTCGGCGGTATCGGCGGCGCCCTGCTGGGCGGAGCCGTGCTGCAATGGTTCGAGCCGCGCCAGGTATTCCTGCTGATGGCGGTGGGCGATTTCCTGCAGACCGGTATCTGCGTGCTGCTGAAAAGGCGCCAGGCCCCAACGCCGGAGACCGGGAACGACGAGCCCCCCACCCCGGACACGCCGGCCCATCTCGGGCTGGTGCTGCGCCTGTGCAGCGTGATGGCGGTGTTCTACTTCAGCGCCTTCCTGATCCGGCCCTTTTTCGTACGCTACTGGGAAGACCTGTCCGGCCTGCACGATGCGTTTCTCTCGGGCGTTGTGTTCGCTATCCCCGGCGCCGTCGCCCTGCTCGCCCTCTGGCTGAGCTACCGCCGTCCCGCCGATTCCCAGGCCCACTGGCGGATCCTGCCGGCCATGCTGTTCGTGGTCGCCGGCCTGTTGCTGCAGGCGGTGCCGTCCACGCTGGCGGTGCTGGCGGGTCGCGTCCTGTTCGGCTGGGGGCTGTTCCGCGCCACCGTGCGGCTGGACCAGTTGCTGTTCGCCCTGAGCCAGCCGGCCCACTACGCCACCGACTTCAGCAAGGTCAGTTTCAGCCAGAACCTGGGCGTGCTGGTGGCCTCCTGGGCCGCCGGCGCCGTGGTGGCCGGCACCTCGCTGGACACGCCCTTCTACCTGGCCGCCGTCGGTCTGGTGGTCAGCGCCGTGCTCTTCTACACCCTGTTATTTCGCCCGCAACGCCCGTCGCGTGTTGCCTCTCCCCAACGTTCCCGCCTATCAAGGAGCGAAGCATGAACGAATCACCGGCAAAGCAGCCGTTTACCCATCTTGACCCGGTTCTGGGTGCCTTCGAGATCCGGCCACTGCACGTCCCCGACGACATCCCCCTGGTGCGCAGCTGGCTCCGGGAAGACCGCGCCCGCTACTGGGGCATGCAGGCCATGGACGAAGCCGCGCTGGCCGAGTTCTATCGGGACCTGCCGGATTCCGGCAAGGGCGATGCCTTCATCGGCTACCATCACGGCCACCCCGCGTTCCTGATGGAGTGCTACGATCCAGCCCGGGACCCGGTGGGCGAACACTACGCCGTGCAGCCGGGCGACCTGGGCATGCACATCCTCGTGGCACCCGGCAGCACACCGCTCAAGGGCTTTACCCGGGCGGTGTTCCGCAGCATCATGACCTTTATGTTCAACCACCTGGGCGCCCGGCGCATCGTGGTGGAACCGGACACCCGCAACGACGCCATCCATCGGCTCAACCGCAGTGCCGGCTTCGTCTACGAGCGCACCATCGAGCTGTCCGAGAAAACCGCCGAGCTGGCCTTCTGCACCCGCGCCCAGTTCGAGGCCGCGAACCCGAACAGCCACCGCGCCCCGGAGCCCCGGCGCCGCACCGATCCGCGCGAGGTGAGCGATCATCTGTCGAAAGATCTGTGGCGTCACGTCAACCGGCTGTTGGTGCGCAAGGCGATCAGCGAACTGTCCCACGAGCGGGTGCTGGCGCCGGACCCCATCGAGGGGGAAACGGACCGCTACCGGCTGTTCGCGGACGACGGCAAGCTGGAGTACCGCTTCAGTGCCCGCTGCATCACCCTCGACCACTGGCTGGTGGACGCCGACAGCATTGAGAAATGGGACGGCGACCAGTCGCAGCCGATCGACGCCAGCCGTTTCATCCTGGAATTCCAGCAGCAGTTGGGCATCGGCGAAGCCATGCTGCCCACCTATCTGGAGGAAATCGCCAGCACCCTGTACGGCAGCGCCTTCAAGCTGCACCGCCGCGGCCCCAGCGCCGAGGAACTGACCCGTGCCGACTTCCAGACCGTGGAAGCGGGCATGACCGAAGGCCACCCCTGCTTCATCGCCAACAACGGCCGCATCGGCTTCGACACCCTGGACTACCCGGCGTACGCACCGGAGGCCGGGCAGCCGGTGCAGCTGCTGTGGCTGGCCGCGCACCGGGACGATACCGTGTTCGCCAGCACCGACACCCTGGACTACCGCAGCCTGCTGGAGGACGAACTGGGCGAGGGCCAGCTGCGCCGCTTCGAGGACCAGTTGCGCAAGGACGGCCACGACCCGGCGGCTTTCCACCTGATCCCGGTGCACCCGTGGCAGTGGTACAACAAACTGGCCTACCTGTTCGCCAAGTCCCTCGCCGAAGGCACCCTGGTATGTCTGGGCTACGGCGAGGACCAGTACCGGGCGCAGCAGTCGATCCGCACCTTCTTCAACCAGGATCAGCCGGAAAAGCGCTACGTGAAAACGGCGCTGTCGATCCTCAACATGGGCTTCATGCGTGGCCTGTCGCCCTACTACATGAGCACCACGCCGGCGATCAACGACTTTATCCACAACCTGATCAGCCAGGACCCGTACCTGTCCGGCACCGGCTTCAGCATCCTGCGGGAAGTGGCGGGTGTGGGCTACATGCACCCGGACTTCGAAACCACCCTCGACAAGCACAGCCCCTACCGCAAGATGCTGTCGGCCCTGTGGCGGGAAAGCCCGATTCCCACCCTCAAGCCGGGCCAGCGCCTGATGACCATGGCCTCGCTGCTGCACCTGGACGCCGACGGCCAGGCGGTGCTGCCCGCGCTGATGCGCGCCTCTGGCCTGGCGCCGGAAGACTGGCTGCGGCGCTACCTGAAAGCCTACCTGAGCCCGCTGCTGCACTGCTTCTACGCCCACGACCTGGTGTTCATGCCCCACGGCGAGAACCTGATCCTGGTACTGGACGACCAGGTGCCGGTGCGCATGATCATGAAAGACATCGCCGAGGAAGTGGCAATCATGAACGAGGAGGTGGTGCTGGCCGACAAGGTCCAGCGTCTGGCGGTGTCGGTGCCCGAGCACCTGAAGATCCTGTCGATCTTCACCGACGTGTTCGACTGCATCTTCCGCTTTATCGGCGGCATCCTGGAGGAACAGGGGGACATCGGCGAAGCCCGCTTCTGGGAGCTGGTGGCCGAGTGCGTGCACGACTATCAGGCGGCGCATCCGCACATGGCGGAGAAATTCGCCCAGCATGACCTGTTCGCGCCGGAGTTCACCCTGTCGTGTCTCAACCGCCTGCAGCTGGCCAACAACCAGCAGATGATCAACCTGACGGACCCGGCCGCCAACCTGCAGTTCGCCGGCACCCTGAAGAACCCGATCGCGGCCTATGCCAAGCGGCCGGAGAAGGCGACGGCGTCCCAGGACTGACGGTCAAGTAAAGCGAGAACGAACGAGGGCGTGCCGGTTTCTCCGGTGCGCCCTTTTTCGTGGATCGCGGGACTGGAAAAGCATCCGTTTCGGGGTGCGATTAGAAAGAGGCTCAGGCCGTCCTGCGGACGGCTCGGAAGCTGACGCGTCCGCTACACCGACTCCCCTGACGACCAGCTTCACCGCCATGTCGCCGGAGTCCTGCCGGAGGCCCTTACCGCAACCGCCGCCGCGCCAGCAGGAAGATGAAGTAGCTACCGCCGAGGATCGCCGCGATGGTGCCGGCCGGCATCTGTTTGGGATACAGCAGCGACCAGCCCAGCCAGTCGGAGAACAGCATCAGCACCATGCCCACCAACGGCGCCAGCCACAGCTGCGGCCAGACCTTGCGCGCGCCCATCAGGGTGGCCACGTGGGGTGCCAGCAGGCCGACGAACGCAATCGGCCCCATGATGGCCGTCACCAGCGCGCAGCAGGCACAGACCAGGACCAGCAACAGCAGGCGCGCGCGGCTGGTGTTCAGGCCGCGGGCCTCGGCGATGGCGTCGCCGGCGGAGATCAGCGTCAGCCAGCGCGAGGTGGCCAGCGCCAGGCCGAACAGGATGACCGTGCCGCCCGCCAGCCAAAGGGCCTTGGCGTCCGACACCCGATAGGTGGAGCCGGACAGCCAACCGATGATGGTGTAAGCGTCTTCGGTGGCTTTGGCCAGGACAAACTGCACCATCGCTTCGATCATCGCCGCCAGGGAAATTCCCACCAGGATCATGATGCCCGGCGAATACTGGGTACGCCGCCCCAACACCAGCAATAGGGCCAGCACACCGGCGCTGCCGGCGAATGCCACGAAGGGGCCGGCCTCATGGATGGAGCCGCCCACGAACACCGTGAACAGCACCAACGCCAGCGTCGCGCCGGCCGACATGCCGAGGATGTCCGGGCTGGCCAGCGGGTTGCGGATCAGCCGCTGCAGGATCAGCCCCGCCAACGCCATGCCCACGCCGGCACAGGCCGCCGTCACGATGCGCGGCCAGCGCAGGGACAGCACCAGGTCCGACGGCCAGCGCAGGCTTTGCAGCGGATGCAGGAAGGAGAAGGCGTCCGGCTTGAAGCACAGACTCAGGAGCACCAGCGCCAGCAACACCACCGGCGCCAGCAACCAGGTGCGCCGACTCACCCGGGGCACACCCTCGGGCAACTCCAGCGCAGTCTGGTCGCGCGCCGACAGCCGCTTGCGGGCGAACCAGATCAGTGCCGGCGCGCCAATCAGGGCCGCCGCCGTGCCGCTGGGCACCATATCCGGGAACCAGCCGCTGGCAGCCACGGCGATGCAGTCGGTCAGCAACAGGAAGACGGCCCCGAGCAGCAGGCTGAAGACCAGTTCATCACCGGCCCGGCGGGCGCCCAGGTTACGGGCGATGTTGGGCGTGATCAGGCCGATGAAGCTGATCACGCCCACCGCGGTGATGGCGCTGGCCACCAGCCACAGGGACAGCAGCAACAGCACCACCAGCACCGGCCCGGTGCTCAGCCCGCGCGCGCCGGCGCCGGCGTCGCCCAGGCGCAGCAGGGTCAGCGGTCGCGGTGCCAGCAGCAGTACGATCACCGCCACGCTCAGCTTGGGCAGCAGCCAGGTCACCCATTGCCAGTCGGTCTGGGTGAGGTCGCCGGCGCCCCAGATGAACAGATTGTTGGTGGCGTACTGGTTGAGCAGAATAATGGCGGTGGCGATGGCCCCCATCAGGATGTGCGTAGCCATGCCGGCCAGGATCACGGGCAGGCCACTGAGACCACCGCGCCCGGCGATCAGCAGCACCAGCACCACCGAGACGATGGAGCCACCCAGGGCAAACCAGGCGCCCCAGTCGCTGGTCAGGGCCGGCGCCCAGACGCTCAGGCACACCAGCGCCAGCCAGGCGCCGGACGCCGCCCCC
This DNA window, taken from Marinobacter bohaiensis, encodes the following:
- the slyA gene encoding transcriptional regulator SlyA, whose protein sequence is MRDQFPFAFARVTRRWRKLMDERLKDLGVTQARWTTMVYLQKGGEGLTQRELANLMAIENPTLVRLLDSLESQGLIERRPCQKDRRARRLHLTPAGEDFMEDLNNRAEQLREDMLEGLTDEDLEHTIRIFDRIMANAERLQKH
- a CDS encoding MFS transporter, producing the protein MSVSMKYWLIGLTAIAVVSDSMLIPFYPHFFESAFGVTSAHTVGLYIAACCLTVMLAFPVWARVARRAALLPLLINTQLVAGGLSVLCYWTATVTQFWVVSLAMLLFKASYLLIYPQIMRLEQADSHGRTIGLLSVIVHFGGIGGALLGGAVLQWFEPRQVFLLMAVGDFLQTGICVLLKRRQAPTPETGNDEPPTPDTPAHLGLVLRLCSVMAVFYFSAFLIRPFFVRYWEDLSGLHDAFLSGVVFAIPGAVALLALWLSYRRPADSQAHWRILPAMLFVVAGLLLQAVPSTLAVLAGRVLFGWGLFRATVRLDQLLFALSQPAHYATDFSKVSFSQNLGVLVASWAAGAVVAGTSLDTPFYLAAVGLVVSAVLFYTLLFRPQRPSRVASPQRSRLSRSEA
- a CDS encoding lysine N(6)-hydroxylase/L-ornithine N(5)-oxygenase family protein gives rise to the protein MAERIHDFIGIGLGPFNLSLACLAEPLDGLDGVFLDENPGFDWHPGLMMEGVHLQTPFMSDLVTLADPTSPYSFLNYIKQQGRIYSFYIRENFFLQRREYNQYCQWASQRLGNVRFNTFVEQIDYDAGRDCYRLLTLCTRTGQARDYYAHKLVLGTGPRPFVPPCCENLEGPVLHASDYLNRKDEVQGKRAITVLGSGQSAAEIFHDLLQDIDSRHYTLNWLTRSPRFFPLEYSKLTLEMTSPEYVDYFYDLPRDKREHLVNHQKHLYKGINTDLIDAIHDLLYTKRLAGEVPVGLHTNAALRDARYLEPQQQFDLTFEQVEQERRFAHRTDALILATGYQYQPPAFLDGIAGHIRWDDQGRFDVHRNYSIDHSASRIFVQNAELHTHGFVTPDLGMACYRNSCILRALTGGEPYPVEERIAFQQFGVPDMADTPLPQDATV
- a CDS encoding DHA2 family efflux MFS transporter permease subunit, giving the protein MKDFSLEALLDRHGTRWRWLAVATVMLGTMATVLSATIVNVALPEIMAHFQVGQGVAHWLVTGFIAAMTTTMLTTGWILDHFGLRRALGSAMLAFTLLAFAGGFATSPEWLILSRIGMGAVAGLMQPMAMYLVFRAFPKEKRGQAMGIYGMGVILAPALGPVVGGFIVDQLDWRYVMFAPAPVTLLGVFMVYRYLPWPVSRPEPYRFDFPGLIWLALFIVSGLDTLNALQHAEGAGTRISIGASVALVSLILFILRERHTPHPLLNLTLLRRPAFRDASLVAIALGLALFGSTYLIPLFVQSALQFSATEAGLLMLPAGIALGVTFPLAGRLADRKPPRPMIVTGIVTFAASTALFALSDLALGFFWLAAWAVIGRIGLGLIMPALSTGALNPLDPTELGYGSSIINFSRQLGGAFGVNAVALTIEYGQQGMGLTSIDAFHNAWWLVTGFVLLALWPVRRIRG
- a CDS encoding DUF3565 domain-containing protein, whose translation is MQRHVTAFYRDDEGDWVARLDCGHGQHMRHRPPFINRPWVTSEAGRRAHLGDRLDCLKCDRAEPVPE
- a CDS encoding pyridoxal phosphate-dependent decarboxylase family protein, which produces MMDHSTPLQAAQSETAFHRPDPLQYLFNADQPEHYRTALEQGIQLIQRRLALTERPFTGILPGELAERFRGLDLDQPLEQLNDVLGELESLYLQDAVYFHHPRYVAHLNCPIVVPAILAELILSSVNTSVDTWDQSAGATLIEQSLIDWTTGRIGLGDQADGVFTSGGTQSNLMAMLVARDNACERLWGHSVRERGLPPEAARFRIFCSEVSHFSIQKAAALLGLGYDAVVPVACDDHFRMDPHALHAALDTCARDGKLPLAVVATAGTTDFGSIDPLPRLAEITRNSGAWFHVDAAYGCGLLLSRHHRQRLGGIEQADSVTVDYHKSFFQPVSCSALLVRDRARMGCVTWHADYLNPLSQRQEGTPNLVDKSLQTTRRFDALKLWLTLRTMGPDALGDAFEQVMALARKTYLLLLSDERIEVLHQPEISTLVFRFRPGPETPDAELDAANVAIRKAIMRSGEAMVAATKVGGRQYLKFTLLNPATRIQDIQAVLRLIKQHGEDFFADRSEAAADSTTAFMTDQEVAHG
- a CDS encoding MFS transporter; protein product: MTRMVASLFTLILSTLLLVAGNAFLMTLLGIRLGLEAVDPGTIGRVLACYSVGFVLGTLSVHRVIGRVGHIRAFAVFAAITAVAALLYPLALSMALWAGLRVLSGFAMAGLLVVIESWFSSRATSSNRGALFAVYQIVFFISVASGQLLVNLGDPADFPLYTLSAILLTLALIPLSLTRMDAPVVVAAERISIFQLLRESTTGVAGSLTCGLLIGSFYALGPVYATLIGLDLARTSAFMATAIIAAMILAWPMGMICDRFDRRRVMFTLALVAGVAACVAAFTGIHHPILLIGAVGLFTGLSAALYPIAVAITNDRMDEHRIVAASATLLLSYGLGSVMGPLLISELIGLAGPGGLFLGCAGFLALLALIVGYYIWTTEDIPVAEQETFVTTMPEAMPVLAEMDPRNEEFHATEEPLMPEPAAPESRPAVPIEEEATEPR